The following proteins are co-located in the Haloplanus sp. HW8-1 genome:
- a CDS encoding cupin domain-containing protein, with product MDKINVTDIADQLAEDGEMETEAMRAVSFSLQVMRFEPGDADPMHAHAEEEIYRIDMGEATLVTDDESVEVEPGDVVHLRPGTDHQFTDFDGKFVVTVMYAPAEGSQAT from the coding sequence GTGGATAAAATCAACGTTACTGACATTGCGGACCAACTGGCCGAGGACGGGGAGATGGAAACCGAAGCGATGCGTGCAGTGTCGTTCAGCCTCCAAGTGATGCGGTTTGAGCCGGGCGACGCGGATCCGATGCACGCGCACGCCGAGGAAGAGATTTACCGTATCGATATGGGCGAGGCGACGCTCGTGACCGACGACGAGTCGGTGGAGGTCGAGCCGGGTGACGTTGTCCATCTCCGTCCCGGGACAGACCACCAGTTCACCGATTTCGACGGCAAGTTCGTGGTCACGGTTATGTACGCGCCCGCCGAAGGCTCTCAGGCAACGTAA